A part of Candidatus Electrothrix aestuarii genomic DNA contains:
- a CDS encoding KamA family radical SAM protein, with amino-acid sequence MNSPEYITSIDRVAELSEESKALLYPVTEKFTFRTNSYYNSLINWSDPDDPIRKIVIPSVDELSEYGQLDASRDKENQVAEGIEHKYPDSALLLVNRVCGGYCRYCFRKRIFMRGNDEVSADMTEAIDYIRKHPEINNVILSGGDPLIMSTDRIEKIIAPLRDIDHVNTIRIGTKMVAYNPYRILHDEKFHAMVQKYSTKEKRIYIMSHFTHPNEISDVAISGINLLYELGARVLNQTPILKGINDSVAVLNQLFNKLASIGVQPYTILICRPEEGNISFSLPIERAIEIFTQAKANCSGLARTAKLIMVPPLGKIEILGLKGNEILFRIHRPTDFASEGKIISFKRNPNAVWWSDFKETLNGTINYQEL; translated from the coding sequence ATGAATTCACCTGAATATATTACCAGTATTGATCGTGTTGCGGAATTAAGCGAGGAGTCTAAGGCCTTACTGTACCCTGTGACGGAAAAATTCACTTTCAGGACAAACAGCTATTATAATAGCCTGATTAATTGGAGTGATCCCGATGACCCGATACGAAAGATCGTGATTCCTTCAGTAGATGAGTTATCCGAGTACGGCCAGCTAGATGCTTCGCGGGATAAAGAGAATCAGGTTGCTGAGGGGATAGAGCATAAATACCCAGACTCTGCTTTGCTCTTAGTAAACAGAGTCTGCGGTGGTTATTGCCGCTATTGTTTCCGAAAAAGAATTTTTATGCGAGGGAATGATGAAGTTTCAGCAGACATGACCGAAGCAATTGATTATATCAGGAAACATCCTGAAATAAATAATGTTATCTTGTCAGGCGGTGACCCCCTTATCATGTCCACTGATAGAATTGAAAAGATCATTGCACCGCTTCGAGATATTGACCATGTCAATACGATTCGTATCGGGACAAAAATGGTGGCATATAATCCATACAGGATTTTGCATGATGAAAAATTTCATGCTATGGTGCAAAAATACAGCACCAAGGAAAAAAGAATATACATCATGTCACATTTTACGCATCCTAATGAAATAAGTGATGTTGCAATTTCTGGGATCAATTTATTATATGAACTCGGGGCAAGAGTCTTAAATCAGACGCCCATATTGAAAGGAATAAACGATAGCGTAGCTGTTTTGAATCAGTTGTTTAATAAATTGGCATCCATTGGTGTGCAACCCTACACAATATTGATTTGTCGGCCCGAGGAAGGTAATATAAGCTTCTCATTACCAATAGAGAGAGCAATTGAAATTTTTACGCAGGCAAAGGCTAATTGCTCAGGTTTGGCGAGAACAGCTAAGTTGATTATGGTTCCTCCTTTAGGAAAGATTGAGATTCTTGGTCTTAAGGGAAATGAAATCTTATTCAGGATACACAGACCAACGGATTTTGCTAGTGAGGGAAAAATTATTTCTTTTAAAAGAAATCCAAACGCGGTCTGGTGGTCTGATTTCAAAGAAACATTGAACGGAACAATAAACTATCAGGAATTATAA
- a CDS encoding pyridoxal phosphate-dependent aminotransferase, which translates to MSLINPLFAELRPSTTIQKNKEAGLKRKAGEEVYNFSFGESCFPTPHFIQDDYLLHGDKNRYAGLTGIQELKEAIAEYYQKNQGLAFKADNVFVGPGSKEVIFHLLYVLNTHFILPAPLWLNIVPQLKLCGKSYALVNTFADGYKLTPDALEKACSQDNSPKTLVLINPNNPTGLSYNDKELADLAAICQRYHLTVLSDEIYELINFEESFSSISKYYPDNTIITNGVSKAQSMGGYRIGYCIIPDALLSTMYEPLLIMAGLTHSGAATPLQYSSINLFRKDQELNVYLANCSYIYSMLMEKVHGQLTGHGISCLKANGSFYLYPNFLNFKKELKRIGIAKDYELTAYLIDNYSIFTTPGSDYYSPSEELSLRLSLVDFDGPKVLEHLADLKEDEEGIYPELFGRIDTGISKLLSFVDELKRG; encoded by the coding sequence ATGTCATTAATAAATCCTCTATTTGCTGAACTAAGGCCTTCGACCACAATCCAGAAAAATAAAGAAGCGGGTTTGAAAAGAAAAGCCGGTGAAGAAGTGTATAATTTCAGCTTCGGCGAATCCTGTTTTCCGACCCCGCATTTTATTCAGGATGATTACCTGCTGCACGGTGATAAGAATCGATATGCCGGGTTGACAGGTATTCAAGAACTAAAAGAAGCAATAGCTGAATATTACCAAAAAAATCAGGGATTAGCTTTTAAAGCGGATAATGTTTTTGTGGGACCGGGAAGCAAGGAAGTTATTTTCCATTTGCTCTATGTGCTTAACACCCATTTTATTCTTCCCGCCCCTCTCTGGCTGAATATTGTCCCGCAACTCAAGTTGTGCGGAAAATCATATGCCTTGGTCAATACATTTGCAGATGGGTATAAGTTGACGCCGGATGCTTTAGAGAAAGCCTGTTCTCAGGATAATTCTCCTAAGACACTTGTGTTGATAAATCCGAATAACCCCACTGGATTATCATATAATGACAAAGAGCTTGCAGATTTGGCCGCAATCTGTCAGAGATATCATCTCACCGTTCTTTCTGATGAAATATACGAATTGATCAACTTTGAAGAGAGTTTTAGTAGTATTTCAAAGTATTATCCAGATAATACGATCATAACGAATGGAGTTTCAAAAGCCCAGTCAATGGGAGGGTATAGAATAGGGTACTGCATAATACCGGACGCACTCCTGAGTACGATGTATGAGCCTCTGCTGATAATGGCGGGGCTAACACATAGCGGTGCTGCTACCCCTCTGCAATACAGCTCGATAAACTTATTCAGAAAAGATCAAGAGCTTAATGTTTATTTGGCGAATTGCTCTTATATTTATAGTATGTTAATGGAGAAGGTGCATGGACAGTTGACAGGGCATGGCATAAGTTGCTTAAAAGCAAACGGGTCATTTTACCTATACCCAAATTTCCTTAATTTTAAAAAGGAATTGAAGCGAATTGGGATCGCTAAAGACTATGAACTGACAGCATACTTAATTGATAACTATAGTATCTTCACTACACCAGGATCAGATTATTATTCTCCATCTGAGGAACTTTCTCTCAGACTTTCTTTGGTGGATTTTGACGGACCGAAAGTTCTTGAGCATCTGGCGGATTTGAAAGAAGACGAAGAGGGGATTTACCCTGAATTGTTTGGCAGGATTGATACTGGTATTTCGAAATTGTTATCTTTTGTTGATGAATTAAAAAGAGGGTGA
- a CDS encoding class I SAM-dependent methyltransferase — protein sequence MMDTELESKLEWSYSAKNKEELKQKYDDWAVEYDQLTEDGIGWIGPHNTVEYLKKYITDKKSSVLDAGAGTGFVGEILKEEGYENIVGVDISEGMMNEALKKNAYKEYHLMDLTKKLRFADGLFDAVILVGVFTHGHVGPEILDNIIPVMKKGGYLVFTIRQDFYESSNFENKMSAYLKKNQIVLVEQSNLYQAFKSSPVLHHIEVYQAT from the coding sequence ATGATGGATACAGAACTGGAGAGTAAGCTGGAATGGTCATATTCTGCGAAAAATAAAGAAGAGTTAAAACAAAAATATGATGATTGGGCTGTTGAATATGATCAGCTGACAGAGGACGGTATAGGTTGGATTGGTCCGCACAACACAGTTGAATATCTTAAAAAATATATTACGGACAAGAAAAGTTCTGTTTTAGATGCTGGAGCGGGAACAGGCTTTGTCGGAGAAATTCTCAAGGAGGAGGGCTATGAAAATATTGTCGGGGTTGATATTTCTGAAGGTATGATGAATGAGGCATTGAAAAAGAATGCCTACAAAGAATATCACCTGATGGATTTAACAAAAAAATTACGTTTTGCAGATGGCCTGTTTGATGCAGTAATTTTAGTAGGAGTTTTTACGCACGGTCATGTCGGGCCGGAGATTTTAGACAATATTATTCCGGTGATGAAAAAAGGTGGTTATCTTGTTTTCACCATTCGGCAAGACTTCTATGAGTCTTCGAACTTTGAAAACAAAATGAGTGCTTATTTAAAAAAAAATCAGATTGTTTTAGTTGAACAGAGTAATCTATACCAAGCTTTTAAGAGTAGTCCGGTTTTGCATCATATTGAAGTGTATCAGGCTACTTAA
- the metK gene encoding methionine adenosyltransferase: MSSHLFTSESVSEGHPDKVADQISDAILDAILEQDAHARVACESLVTTGLAMIAGEITTSAWVDMPEIVRQTIRGIGYNSSDMGFDWQSCAVMTSIDKQSPDIAQGVDEGSGLDLDQGAGDQGLMFGYACDETKVLMPMPITYAHRLVKRQSEVRKNKVLPWLRPDAKSQVTIQYENNIPKRIEAIVVSTQHSEDVSYADLKEGVMEEIIKPTLPAEMIDENTKYFINPTGRFVIGGPVGDCGVTGRKIIVDSYGGRGSHGGGAFSGKDPSKVDRSSSYMGRYVAKNIVAAGLASTVEVQVAYAIGIAQPVSINVKTFGTGKVSEERLVQLVGEVFDLRPKAIIQQLNLLRPIYKDTAAYGHFGRELPNFTWERTDKAEELKNAAGI, translated from the coding sequence ATGTCAAGTCATCTTTTTACATCAGAATCTGTTTCCGAAGGCCATCCTGACAAGGTGGCCGATCAGATTTCTGATGCTATTCTCGATGCTATTCTGGAGCAGGATGCCCATGCTCGTGTCGCCTGTGAGAGCTTGGTGACAACCGGATTGGCCATGATTGCCGGAGAGATTACCACCTCAGCTTGGGTGGATATGCCGGAGATCGTTCGCCAAACTATCCGTGGCATTGGGTACAACTCATCTGATATGGGATTTGACTGGCAGTCTTGTGCTGTTATGACTTCCATTGATAAGCAATCACCAGATATTGCCCAGGGGGTAGATGAGGGGAGTGGCCTTGACCTGGATCAGGGTGCTGGTGACCAGGGTCTGATGTTCGGTTATGCCTGTGATGAGACTAAGGTCCTCATGCCCATGCCCATTACCTATGCGCATCGTCTGGTTAAGCGGCAGTCTGAAGTCCGGAAGAATAAGGTACTTCCTTGGCTTCGCCCTGATGCCAAGAGTCAGGTTACAATTCAGTATGAGAATAATATCCCTAAGCGTATTGAGGCGATCGTTGTTTCTACGCAGCATAGTGAGGATGTTTCCTACGCTGATCTGAAAGAAGGGGTGATGGAGGAGATCATTAAACCTACTCTCCCTGCTGAGATGATTGACGAGAACACCAAGTATTTCATCAATCCAACGGGTCGCTTTGTTATCGGTGGACCTGTGGGCGATTGTGGTGTGACTGGCCGGAAGATCATTGTTGACTCCTATGGTGGCCGTGGTTCTCACGGTGGTGGCGCTTTCTCAGGTAAGGATCCGTCCAAAGTTGACCGTTCTTCTTCTTATATGGGACGTTACGTGGCGAAAAATATTGTTGCTGCTGGTCTGGCCTCAACTGTTGAGGTACAGGTGGCCTATGCTATCGGTATTGCTCAGCCTGTTTCTATTAATGTGAAAACTTTTGGCACGGGTAAGGTTTCTGAAGAGCGCTTGGTTCAGTTGGTTGGGGAGGTCTTTGACCTTCGTCCTAAGGCTATTATCCAACAGCTTAATCTGCTTCGTCCTATCTATAAGGATACAGCAGCTTATGGCCATTTTGGTCGCGAGTTGCCTAACTTCACCTGGGAACGAACCGACAAAGCTGAGGAGCTGAAAAACGCAGCAGGAATCTAA
- the ahcY gene encoding adenosylhomocysteinase → MNDYKVADMGLAEWGRKEIAIAETEMPGLMALRAEYGKDKPLQGARIAGCLHMTIQTAVLMETLVELGAELRWSSCNIFSTQDQAAAAMAAAGIPTFAWKGETEEEFWWCIEQTIFGPDDWKPNMILDDGGDLTQIMHEKYPEMMKDIRGISEETTTGVHRLNEMAKKGILLAPAINVNDSVTKSKFDNLYGCRESLIDGVKRATDVMIAGKVGVVVGYGDVGKGCAQALRGMGAIVYVTEIDPICALQAAMEGFKVVTMEEAAAVGDIFVTCTGNLGVITRAHMDQMKNEAIVCNIGHFDSEIDIAGLKDLEWENIKPQVDHVIWPDGKRIIVLAEGRLVNLGCATGHPSFVMSNSFTNQVLAQIELWNNYALYEKQVYFLPKKLDEMVARLHLEKIGAHLTVLSKEQADYIGVDVEGPYKPEYYRY, encoded by the coding sequence ATGAATGATTATAAAGTGGCGGATATGGGCCTTGCCGAATGGGGACGCAAGGAAATCGCTATTGCTGAAACTGAGATGCCTGGCCTGATGGCCTTGCGTGCCGAGTATGGTAAAGATAAGCCCTTGCAGGGTGCCCGTATTGCGGGTTGCCTTCATATGACGATCCAGACAGCTGTTCTGATGGAAACTCTGGTTGAGCTGGGTGCAGAGTTGCGTTGGTCTTCCTGTAATATTTTCTCTACCCAGGATCAGGCGGCGGCTGCTATGGCTGCTGCGGGAATTCCTACTTTTGCCTGGAAGGGAGAGACAGAGGAAGAGTTTTGGTGGTGCATTGAGCAGACTATTTTTGGGCCTGATGACTGGAAACCCAATATGATTCTGGATGATGGTGGTGATCTGACCCAGATCATGCACGAGAAGTATCCAGAAATGATGAAGGATATTCGCGGAATTTCCGAAGAGACTACCACTGGTGTTCATCGCTTGAACGAGATGGCGAAAAAAGGCATCCTGCTTGCTCCGGCCATTAACGTCAACGACTCTGTAACCAAATCAAAATTTGACAACCTCTACGGCTGCCGAGAGTCCCTCATTGATGGCGTTAAGCGCGCTACAGACGTGATGATTGCCGGTAAGGTTGGTGTGGTTGTTGGTTATGGTGATGTTGGTAAGGGGTGTGCTCAGGCCCTGCGCGGCATGGGCGCTATTGTCTATGTGACAGAGATTGATCCGATCTGCGCACTTCAGGCTGCTATGGAAGGCTTCAAGGTTGTGACTATGGAAGAAGCTGCTGCTGTTGGTGACATCTTTGTGACCTGCACCGGTAACTTGGGCGTCATTACCAGAGCCCATATGGATCAGATGAAAAATGAGGCCATTGTTTGTAATATTGGTCATTTTGATTCTGAGATAGATATTGCTGGTCTCAAGGATCTGGAGTGGGAGAATATCAAGCCCCAGGTAGATCATGTTATCTGGCCCGATGGCAAACGTATCATTGTGCTGGCTGAGGGCCGTTTGGTGAACCTTGGCTGCGCAACCGGTCATCCCAGCTTTGTCATGAGCAACTCCTTTACCAATCAGGTGTTGGCCCAGATTGAACTGTGGAATAACTACGCTCTCTATGAAAAACAGGTATATTTTTTGCCGAAAAAGCTTGATGAGATGGTGGCACGCCTGCATTTGGAGAAAATCGGGGCTCATCTGACCGTTCTCAGTAAAGAGCAGGCTGATTATATTGGCGTTGATGTTGAAGGGCCGTATAAGCCTGAATATTATCGTTATTGA